The sequence GGTTGCAAAATTGGCTCCAACAAACCATTCCTTCTACACCCCTTGCATAGGACAGCCTTTATTTTTATAGGGCCAAGAGCATTTTGCTCCTTTAATAGAGCTATGTTGCTTCTGTACTCTATACCACCAACTTAAgtaatcaaaaaatcagaggctTAAATCTGCATTGGACATTCTGTATATCTTGCTATTTGCATAGCTTAAAATTCCCCCTTCAAAAATTCTAAGACAGAAAACATTTGGCCAAGTCTTCTTTAACATTCACTGATAGATGTACTTTGTCCAGATCAAGAGAAAAAGTAAGTATGTTCTACTTTGGTGCTCAGATCCTTCACAAAGTAACTGGGTGCAGTTCTGAGAAAAGAGGGATATTGAGAAGGTGGGAGTAAGTCCAAAAACAGTACCGGGTTTATGAGACCATGATTATGAGAAAAGGTTGCAGAAACTTGGGGTATCTGGCCTGGAGAAAAGACATGAGAGTCACTCTCATATGGAACAGGGAATGACTTATTTTATGAAGTTCCAGTTACAGCAAGATACATTTCAACTCAGAATGAGGAAAACCTTCTTAACAAATAGATAGGGATGTTTGAAAATAAGTCTTTCTCTTCTGAAAGGGTAAAGTCTCTGTCATGGGAGTGTAAACTATCTATGTACATGAGGAGATTTAGCTCCACACTGCATTTCTTCGGGATCAGGGGCATGTAGGTGCTTTTTCCGCAGTCAGGGAACACAAagtttcctcagggctgtggccTGTATTTGGGGTTATTACACCTTATTACATGAGGAAAAGCCCAGGtagtaaaaaaaatattaagtggCATATCAAAATAATTGACAATGTTGACCAACTGCTAAGTAATCATAATTACCATTTCTCCACCTATCACTTTAGGGTGTTACACAAATGTCTTTCCTACCTTGTACCTTTCAGTGTTAAGTAGAACTAACTCTTAACCAAAAGTGACTTGGTAGGGCAACTCAAAAGCCAGAATTCTTCTCCTAACCATGTAGAAATCTTTAGCCCTTCCTGGGCAGGATGCTGCCTTTGTCCTTGAGACCACCAATCCAAAAGGGAAAGAAACTTTAAACTTTGGGAACTTAGAACCTGCTAAATATCCCATCTTACAAGACCCCTGTTTTCAAAAGTCATTAAGGATATTATTAGCAAAGTGCCCACAGAGCAGAGAGGCCGCTTTCTGCCTTTTTAGAATAGTAAGGTTAGTTAGACTATAAAAACCACCCAAAAATAATTTACTGCTTAAATCATTTAATTTACCCCCTGgtctaaaaatggaagaaaaagcacAGTAGGTTAAAATCATTAgtaatgctttttaaataattgtattctGAAAATCTTAGTTAAAAAAATGTAGAATAGATAGAGTCTCTCTTTTCCAGCTTACATCTTTGGCTGTATGTATTGAAGTCCATTCATGATTATTCAAGATTATGGTTACAGGATATTAGACAAGTTGGGAATATGCTCATTATTTCTCCTAAAGCAAACAGTCCACAAGATGAGGCTTGTTCTTACCATGGCAGTGGCAGCTGAATGGTTCATCTGGTGATGAGCTGCCTTGAGTTTGGCTTGCAAGTGTGCAGGAGGATGAAAGTACTTGCATTTCTCTCGGCAGCATCGACCTTTGATGTAATCCATGCAGATCGTCACAGTATTATCATTTACTTCAATCATGGAAACATCTGTAGGGTGAGCATAGCGGCAATCATTTTCACCACGGGTACAATTTCCACGCTGAAATTCTCGGcaaaccttaaaagaaaaaaacatcacGTCAGTCACATTGATGACCAGCAGGTGATTAGCTCATTTATTTTGCCAGTCTATATAAGAGCAATGGTGTACATTattatgtcatttatttaggaaaagtctaaaaagatgaaggataatgTAAATCCACATTCACGTCATGATGTAAACATAGATAGAATTTCTATTCCTAAGGAAGAAAATCCATTCTCCCCAAAAGAAAGTTGTCTGTTATCCTCATACTGAAATTGAAGTGcttaaaaatattgttgaaaaCCAACATTTTAATCCTCCATTTCATAGCATAAAGTATAATTAGCTGTTTCCAACAGggaggttatttttttttaaggtttgagATGAGTCTTTATTACACAGCAATGCACTGATAGTTTTCCATAACCGACTTGTGCACCATGACTGAGTTACATGTACAATTAGATTCCATTATGATACACTGCCAGGTATTCAAAGGGCTGCCAGTGGAGCCAACTTTGTACGAAATTGACtagttatttattttgatttttcaagtgtgacaattttaaaggaagaataaagggATTCAATAAAGCAAAAAGCTGTTTGAAACttcatttagattttctttccttAGGAATCAAGGGATATTTATTATCCAATAAATCATTCTTAAAATGGAGGAAAACATTTAGACACTGTGAAATTTATATCCTGCATTCATATAGATTTACCTTATGCATATAGAGTGAGATTACTCTACTTTTTCAGTGTGATTCCTCTAGTAAGTAGCGACTCATTAAAAATTATAGCAATCTTGTGCAGTAAAACTGGTGCCCAGGTACAAGGAGCATTCCCACCTAGATTTCCCGTGCCATAGCAAAGGAGATGCATAGTCTATGTCTGGGTACACTAAGACATTGTTTGATCTACTGCAAAACTGAATCAATGTGCTTCAAAATACAGTATAATTGCAGTAATAAAATGCTGAACATTTTTCTGAGATTATATGCCATAAACTAAAAACCCATGggcatttatttaaaacattcaaaACACTGGACTCTGAGAGTGATGCTTTATGCATAAGGTTCATATTCTTGACATACATATTCTTGACTATTCTATAAGTATTTATTTCTATACATATACCTCCAGTTTATCTGAACGCATCAGTTTTGGACCAGTGACTCCTGGCAATGCGAGAGGTGGGTTTCCAGGAACCAGAACAGGTGCATTTGGTAAAAGTTCAGCAGGAACCAGGCCCATCCCAGGATGAGGTAAGTAAGGATTGAAAGCCATGGTAGCATTAGCTTGAAGTGATGGATTCATAGGAAAAGAATTCTGTatgtttaaaagagagaaaaaacaaacgtTAAAGGTAAATAGGTTCTTCCTATTATTACACAAgccatataaaaatattcaattgtTTCCTCTTATTTATTCTTCTTCTCATACTAATTCCCACACAGGTGTTGCTTTTAAAATAGCAAATCTCTTTAAGTAACACATTTATTTGATAAGCTGATAAAACAAGCCACATAATTTTAACAGTCATGAGTTGGCCAAATTAAATTTCATTGATGGAATTTCTGTTCCAAAtgtgttttctctagcacttccTTTTTAACCTAAATACTGTCACCGATGATATCACACATATGGGCAATCCCCCCTGTCTTTGCAGGCAGATTTCAAATACCCTTGAAAGCTCCTTTTCTTCTAacctcttccctcctcttcctccttatttCTGCTTGGCTCTAAGCTGCCTGTCCTACCACAGTTCCCACCTGCCCTGCAAAACACTAGCCTTGCTTCTCATCTTGGCCCACTGCCAAGTTAATTATGGTAGACAGCAAGGAGTTgaggaaaaaggataaaaaaatgagTGCTTAATAAGTTCTTGCCATCTACCTAAAATGAGATTGGTATACCTAGATTGTATTACTATTTTTTCAAATTCAGGGGTCCTATTTCACAAACTAATCTGACTTGCTTAGCCTTGCCTTTATCCCGGGGGACAGATGATACCCACAGTTCAAAACAATGCCCTGGAAATCCTACAAGGATCCCTGCTAGGCAGGGGGAGATGTATAACAGGATTATAAGGTACATAAACTAGAACATAACTTGTAAAGAAAAGCCTTAGCAATGGAAAAGattattattagtttttctattttaaattttctgatatCAAAGATCTTGATGTGTGTAGTTACTGCCTTTATTATCTATAACCACATAATTTATCACTTTACTTTGCTGTTTTCCAATTTGTCCCCTGTGGGGGCATATTTTCTTCTCAACAGGTTTATAATTCCTTTGATAGTTCTCTTGTCCCCTCTCTAGCACCCAACACTTATTGAATGGCTGATATAATCAAGgataaacattaaaagaaatttaaacattttagtgaatgaatgacaaattattattaaatgtagAGCATTTCTAATAGTAACTCTCTAAGGTGGTTAGTAACATTGTGGTGTAACTGGTGGTACTGCATTGTGTATTAGTAATAGAAtgtgttctttcttgctttctttcatttctctcattaaaaaaataatgaaactgttGCATTGCCAAGCTGTACACACACCTCTTGCTAAATCACATTAACAGGAATAGCTCTAAAAACAGGCAGAATAGGAGGCTGTGAAGGACAATATAATATTCCCttctccacccccagcccacacCCAGTCTGACTTGAAATTCTCACCAGCACAGCATGCTTCAGGAAGCCTGATATAAACCACATTCTACTTGGAAGGAAAACGCCCCCCAATGCTCACCTATTAGAGCCCTAGCTTAGATGAGTTTATCAAATTACCTAACTGGCACATTGGGAAGGACAGAAAGTCTGGCCCCAAAGGAAGAATCTAGAACTGGCAAGACTCACCAGGATGGGTAGAGAGGGTATGATGATCAAGAGCCTTAACAATGGATAACACCAGGTGCTAAAACCAGGAAAGATGATGGGGTAGTCAGTGAAGGTGCCTTAAAGTTTTAGGACAAACTGTCAAGGGCTGACAGATGTAAGAGGCTATAGGTACATGTCACACATCTCACTGAATGAGATGTGAAGCTCCAAGAATTAGTGGATTGACCTTATTTTATATAATGAGATCTGTATCTCTTGGAAACAGCCACCCCAGCATGCTTCAGCAATAAAGAGACTTCATCAGTTCAACAATCCATAGTCCTCTCAAAATCAGCAAGAATCTCTGATAGTAAAACTCCATATTTGAACCGCACAATAgtgttctttgttttatttttctggtttctctctGATTTTCATAGTAAATTTTTCACTGAAGTCACTGCCCCAGTCTCCTGGATACATTTTACTTTTGTCTTTTTCAGAACTGAGAAGGATCACTATTGAATTTTTTAACATTGAAGTGAAAGAAAGTCCTGCAGGTGAGTGAattttccagattaaaaaaaaaatcacaaatctcTAAACAATATCAATTAATAATATGTAGCCTAATGTACAAGTAAGTGATGCTTTCAGTTTATAGTATTTCCTAActtctgtaattttttccttccttttttggaGGTGACCCACCAGGGACATTTTCCTGGcaaacttctgctttctttggaatatattttaaactgCTTAAGTGTGTTATATGTTCCAAGTATATGAGAAAGGCTGCAAATTAATTCGCAGTCTATATCAAATATGCAAAAGGCTtgctgaaaatgtttaaaatttttaaggttTTACCACAAATTAGACAGTACcatctttagttttttgttttgttttgtttttggtatttttatttatttatttattttttattgagattgttcagataccatacaattatccaaagatccaaagtgtacaatcaattgcccatggtaccatcatacagctgtgcatctatcaccacaattaatttttttcaatttttagaacattttcattactccagaaaagaaatagagacaaaagaaggaaatcttcccatacccctaaccactccccctccattatcgattcatagtattggcatagtacatttgttactgttgatgaaagaatgttaaaataatactaactgtagtatatagtttgcaataggtatatatttttccctatatgcctctctattattaacttctagttacagtatcatacatttgttctagttcatgagagggatttctaatatttctacagttaatcacagacttgtccaccacaagattcgcagttttatacattcccatcttttaacctccaactttccttctggtgacatacatgactctgagcttaccctttccacgaccttcacacaccattcagcactgttagttattctcacaacgtactaccaccacctctgtccatttccaaacgtttaagttcactgtagttaaacattctgctcataataagcaactgctccccattctttagtcttgttctatatcctggtaacttatatttcatgtctatgagtttacatattataattagttcatatcagtgagaccctgcaatttttgtccttatgtgtgtcttatttcactcaatacagtgtcctcaaggtttcttcatcaatccatttttgttaagacagttttgttcacacaccatacattccatcctaagtaaacaattgatggtttcctGCATAGTCACGTACTTATGTATTagtcaccatcaccactatctatataaggacatctccatttcttccacaaaggaggaagagtcaaagatggcagagagacaaaagagaaagaaaaaagaaagagagaaaacaaaaacataacagctaggaagcaccaaaaggaaatatagcattAAACTAGAGTATActaaagagtcaaacaacatcaccaatgccaagagtccctaCCCTTCCCCCATGTTCCCCCGCcatttgcatttagctttggtatattgttagTTTGGTATTTGTtatatcaaaggaagcataatacaatgcttctgttaattatagtctctagtttgtattgattatattttcccccaatcccaccctatttttaacaccttgcaatgctgacattcatttgttctacctcatgtaaaaacatatttgcaccttttatcacagtcgttgagcaccctaggtttcactgagttatacagtcccagtctctatcattCCTCTTTCCATCtagtatcccacatgctcctaaccttcctccttcaaccacactcacagtcatctttgttcagtgcactcacattgctgtgctactatctcccaaaattgtgttccaaacctctcactcctgtcttttcctttctgtctgtagtgctccctttagtgtttcctgtagagctggtatcttgttcacaaactctgtcattgtctgtttgagaatattttaatctctccctcatatttgaaggacagttttgccagatataggattcttggttggtggtttttctctttcagtatcttaaatatatcaccccacttccttcttgcctccatggtttctattgagaaatctgcacatagtcttatcaagctttctttgtatgtgatggatcgcttttctcttgctgctttcagaattctctcttcatctttgacatttgataatctgattattacatgtcttggtgtagggctattcagatctattctgtttggggtacactgtgcttcttggatctgtaattttatgtttttcataagagatgggaaattttcattgattatttcctctattattgcttctgccccttttcccttctcttctccttcttggatacccatgacacgtacattcctgtgttttgtGTAGTCATccagttcccagagacattgctcatatttttccattcttttctctatctgctcttttgtgcgtaggctttcaggtgtcttgttctccagttcctgagtgttttcttctgcctcttgagatctgctgttgtatgtctccaatgtgtctttcatctcttctgttgtgcctttcatttccatagattctgccagttgtgttttcaaacttttgatttctaccttatgtttgcccagtgttttcattatacacttcatctcttttgccatatcttccctaaatttttgaactgatttagtattaattgtttaaattcttgtatctcagttgaaatgtaagtttgttcctctgactgggccataactttgtttttcttagtgtaggttgtagttttctattgtctaggcgtttggtttccttggttaccccaatcaggttctccCAAACAAGAACTGCCTCAGGTTTCAGaaagaggcaatagtatcaggtttccctgagggtgtgtcttagaagattgatacaccctgtgaggcctcaagccactgtgcttttctgcccagcaagtagtgcctgtcagcctgtaagtccagactggtgtaaggaggtgtggcctacggctgttttccctcaggctctggggtctggttctgaatggaaggcaggtagtagagcttggcaccaccttcttcctcttagggaaaatataccccctagggtgaggtcatttacatttgaatagactctctgcctgtcctatctccacccttgtctggtagagtgctgggaactgaaaatggctgaggctttctccactgagcctaaaaagggacagaaatcccccttcagggccagtcaaTGGCCACCctcggctctccaaggtcagtcaccaccaaaagcctctgtctgcttgttgggcattcgtagcttgtattgagtagtccacatttgttaattaaaaccccagttggagctcagctgagctatattcgcttgctgggagagtgctggtctctagcactgcaaggctttgcagcttgggctgtgggggtggggtctcccggcttggatccacagtttttacttacagattttatgctgcgatctccggcattcctcccaattcaggttggtgtatgttgagtggatggtcacgtttgtccccccgcagttattccagattatttactagttgttcctggttgtttattagttgttccagaggggctaactagcttccactcctctctgtgccgccatcttcttccatctctgtctctgtcacatCTTTAGGTTTTAAAATTACTATTGTAGCTTCTATAGTCATTTTCTCCTTAAGAATAAATTTCATTCTATAA is a genomic window of Choloepus didactylus isolate mChoDid1 chromosome X, mChoDid1.pri, whole genome shotgun sequence containing:
- the MBNL3 gene encoding muscleblind-like protein 3 isoform X5, producing MFAQQMQFMLQNAQMPSVNSFPMNPSLQANATMAFNPYLPHPGMGLVPAELLPNAPVLVPGNPPLALPGVTGPKLMRSDKLEVCREFQRGNCTRGENDCRYAHPTDVSMIEVNDNTVTICMDYIKGRCCREKCKYFHPPAHLQAKLKAAHHQMNHSAATAMALQPGALQLIPKRLAIEKTNGATLVFNPNIFHCQQALPNLPLPQPAFIPAGPILCMAPTPSIVPMMHGATPTTVSAATTPATSVPFAATATANQIPQLSIDELNSSMFVSQM